The Helianthus annuus cultivar XRQ/B chromosome 11, HanXRQr2.0-SUNRISE, whole genome shotgun sequence region ACATCATCCACGTCATACACGGTATCCAAATTGCGCTTCAAGTCACGCTCGCTGCTCGTATCAAAGTCAGCATCCTTCTGATCAAACGATgttgtaaagccaactttaaacACATTTGAGCAAGGGGTTACATCGTCTCCCGTTTGGGATATAGAATcctagtaaaataaaataaataaataggtaTGAGTTATAAACATACATTTAACATATAATGAGTTAAAGTTGAATCATAGATAAGGTAAAGGATACTAAACCTTAACAGGCAAATCATCATTACGATTTGAATCGGATGGTTCGACATTGACGGCTTCCTCATCAATAGGctgattttttaaatttttttaagttaaaaacaTATATGATATTAATTAGTAGTTAAACATTGTTGGAAAATTGTAATAATAGTATAAAGGTGAATTGGAATAAATTTACCTGAATAGTGTCAAAATGTTTATCAAGCTCGGACAAAACAACCGGGTTATCAGTCATCTTGGAGACTGAGTATCCATCAGACTTCTTGGTGATGTTAAAAGAAGAAACAGCAATCTTGAAGGCAAACTTCATATTGAGTAATGAATTTAGCTCCTTTGGAAAGCTTCCTTCGTTTGCTAActgttaaaaataaaatataattaatatttttaaaataaacacaTATATGATAAAATGAATTATTTAGTACATACTTCAATGTTGTTGTCTAAAAGCTGATTAGCATTAACCTTCAAAAGCTTTGTCACCTCACGCTCAAACAATGTTAGACTCACAATACCAGTGCAATCTTGGACACGTATATAAAGCCTAATTCTGCAAACAAATATAAATGAGATTTACTTATTTTGACAAACAAAAATTAACATGGATAATATTTACCGTGGAATTGATGAAACGGTCCTTGTATTACAAATATCAGTCTTGCATTCCAAGACAGTAACCTCTTCAAAACCATCAGTACCATCCTGCTTTTCTTTAACAACAGTAACGGTTGAAACCTTTTTGTTGCAGTTTGTGCACGCGTTGTAAAACCACTCATTGTTCGATGCAAAACTCTTGATAGTGCCAACAATGACAACAAACCTCGTCTGTGTTTAAGATATATATAAAGTATACAAAAATGGATGGTGTAAAACATATAAAAACTATCTGTTATCCGTGTTACCGTATCTATTGAGCTTAACGACCCAATGGGAAAAAAAGTGAGGTCAGAAAGGAACTCTTCAGTGGCAGACTTCACAACAGAAGAACTTAGGCCAGAATAACTGGAAGACATTTCGGGAGAAAGTTTCTCGATAAAtctagtaaaaaaataaaatttaataattTAGACTCACAGAAATGCATAGGAAATTTAAAAAAACTTATTAGGATAGTGAACCTTTGTTTAAACTCAGCAACCTCATCAATATCACTGTTAATTAAGACTCGGGTGACAGTATACAAATTTGAAACAGACAAATGCCCTGAACAGATGTAtacatttattttaattaatgtAAACAATTATGCAAAATGTAACCATAAAGAAAAAAACACAATATATTTGAAGTAATACGATACCTCCCCAGAATCTGTATTTCCCAAACTGAATGATTACGACGACATTTTTTTCACCTCGATTGCTGCTCTCATACTCCATTATTTGATCCGCATAACCGTCCCAAAGTGTCACAAAGATCTGCTTATTGCTGAACATTATTGAAATCAATACAAACAAAGTAGCTGTTCAGAAtacataatataaaaaaatatattaaagaataaaagtgaagaaaaaataaataaatacttcaAGTCTTCAAGCATAAAGGTGACTTTCTTCTGGTTTTGTCCATTATTAGTTTCCGTGTCTATCTCGAAGGGAAAACTTTTGACCACAAAACCAATTACATCTGTGGATAAAAATTAAATAGTGTCAACAAAATAAAAAATGTGTTATGTTTAGTTATATAGTTTTAATTGTATATCATACCAATTGGACTTTTAAAAAACTTGTTGTCAACTGTTGGATCCTCCACAACTGAATCAAACGGAGTAAAATCAAAACCCCATTCAGAACCAATAGCCTCGTGGCATTCCTCAACAACGGTGTTGTTATTAAGGTTAATCTTCAAACCACCTTTAGCGTACTTGACCTTCTGACGATTCTCACCCAATGAAGGATTTCTAATCGTCAAACAACGCTTTTCTTCCAAAAGATGTTGATATCCAGAAGCGTTTTTAGCCAAGACAAAAGCTTGCATTTTTGTTCCCTGACAAACAACAACATTATGTTAGACAAATAATACGTACTTTGACAATTAACAGTATATAAACTTAAATTATAACATACGTATATGAACACTTACCTCACTGTCCATGACTATCATATCATAACAATACACTTTTCTAGCGTTATTGAAATCAGCTCTTGTCCACAAACGAACAATGCGTATTCTTATGGTATAGTTATCAACATTGAGGTCCAAATTATTCAACAATGTGATTGCACCTTCTTCCATTTCTGCATAAAATTCAAAGTAAAGATTAGAAAAAAAACACTATATACTAACACATTGTAATAAATTATAAATCAATATCGTATAGAACTGTCAATGGTATTCTTACCAAAGATTATGAAAAATGATAGAAAAAATGATGAATAGATAAGACTGATTAAAATGTGAAATGTTTAAAGAATATTTATAATAGGTAGGCAAAGTTAATTAAGTAAACATtgtaaagtataaaaatttaaaatatcgAACACAATCAATTATAATATACGATGAAAATGGAAATATGTAATATGaaggtattttctaaaaatatagtCAATCAATCTAAATGTCCAAAAATATGGTATATGtcataaaaaattagaaaatgaaATGTAACTAACCAACTTAGTATACGGATTGTCAATATTAAATTCCTTCATAACCTTTAATTGAATTTGAAACTATGGAACATTCTACAACTTTAGCAGTTTTAAACTCAGCATTGAACTATGACATATCACACATTGACGAACATATCCATATAATGGCCATAACTACGTATACTAAATTTGTATATTTTTTGGCTTATTATAGATTTGTAAACGATTACACTGGATAAAAAACACATGGGGCATATTAACAATTTCAATAGTTATTAATTTGAAATTGCAAGGAACGGAGGGAAATTTGATGATTAGTAAATTTCGAAATAATGAAAACATTTATAAATATGCAACCTACTATGTCGTACCTGACTTTCTgcaattattatatataataaaaaaactatTCTGGAAGGTTTATAAAATGTTTATAATGTAACAAATTAGTGTAATATGCTGAAGATATAATACTAAGTTCATAATACTTTTTCATATATGCAAAGTTAgtttatatattgttttttttacatatttagTTGTAAACAATAATCAGCAATGTTATACTGAATATATAAGATTAATTTTTTCCATAAAAGTAGTTTGAATATCGTGGTTTTATCTATGATAAAATGTTTTAGTGGGAATATAAATTACTAAAATGATATATTATACTTTTAAGTATTTTCTTACAGTGGTTAAAATAAGAAATAGATTGAAAGATATATAAAAACTTGAAATTAAAGTCCAAAACCAATGTTATAACCAAAAAAACTTGAAAGGCCAAAAACATGCCCTAATTGTCATATATCTAATTACTACGGTTAACGTAAGGTACAACCCTCTCAATAGTCAAGACCTGCTCATTTTCATCAAAAGAAAAGTGAACCTCGTCACGGACCTTAATTTGAGCGGCTTTCATGAACTTCTTCCAAGAGGTTAAAGCGTATCGATAACCACGACCATTGGTTCTTCTTTCACGTCTGGTACCGTTAGTAATCTGCAGTGGCGGGTCCAGATGCAAAAAATTTATGGTCAAATCTTTTAACCCTTCATGAAGCTTAGCCATGCGTGAAACGTGATCAGGAATTCTctgtatttaaataaaattaataaaaaatattaatactcattaaataaaataaaataacataaaacttatgtgttttatcagttttgAAGATGATATCAAAACTTACAAAATAATCTTCACCAGCCGTACGAACAAACCGAGTAACACCACCATGTATTTGTTCTTCAACTTCATTATCAACATCTATAGGTGCAACCTCAATCTGcaaattaatatataaaaaatgaaTTACATTCTGATATGTATAATACATAGAAGTAAGTACATATATTTAATTTACCTCATGAAAATCTAAGTTAGGATATGTGATTTCAACACCGTTTTTTCCAAAGACTTTCAAATAGAAAAAATGTCCAAAACCTTTGGTGAATAAGAAATAACAACCAACCTCCAACTGAAACATACTAATAATTACATCCATACCAGCGGAAAAACCGACTTTGCCGTCATTAGTTACAATGGAAACGTTAAACGTTTGGTTGTCGATCATCACAGTAGAGGTTACATCATTTGACGAAAAATCGTAAATCTTGGGCAAAATACATTCAGGGATGAGCTGTAGGATGAAAAAAAAAAGGTTAGTATctataaatttataaattataattaaaTACTTAAGGAAAAATAAAATCACATTTGTCTTACATAAAAATTGCATGATGGAGGTAGCATATATGTCCAGAAAGACCCACGACTAACACCATTCTGATAAGTTGTTAACTTAAACGTAGCATGATCTAAAGGATTAAATACTACCAAACATCCCTGAGTTAGACCCAAGTGTTCAACAACATTGGACCATccatgaaaaaaaaataacttcC contains the following coding sequences:
- the LOC110900411 gene encoding uncharacterized protein LOC110900411, whose protein sequence is MGERSSSYRGPWFCRVMNRADQLILSIPDDAASKLWGVDKGPTNVMIHIEDGRDFNVFLSASKGKLFFFHGWSNVVEHLGLTQGCLVVFNPLDHATFKLTTYQNGVSRGSFWTYMLPPSCNFYLIPECILPKIYDFSSNDVTSTVMIDNQTFNVSIVTNDGKVGFSAGMDVIISMFQLEVGCYFLFTKGFGHFFYLKVFGKNGVEITYPNLDFHEIEVAPIDVDNEVEEQIHGGVTRFVRTAGEDYFRIPDHVSRMAKLHEGLKDLTINFLHLDPPLQITNGTRRERRTNGRGYRYALTSWKKFMKAAQIKVRDEVHFSFDENEQVLTIERVVPYVNRKMEEGAITLLNNLDLNVDNYTIRIRIVRLWTRADFNNARKVYCYDMIVMDSEGTKMQAFVLAKNASGYQHLLEEKRCLTIRNPSLGENRQKVKYAKGGLKINLNNNTVVEECHEAIGSEWGFDFTPFDSVVEDPTVDNKFFKSPIDVIGFVVKSFPFEIDTETNNGQNQKKVTFMLEDLNNKQIFVTLWDGYADQIMEYESSNRGEKNVVVIIQFGKYRFWGGHLSVSNLYTVTRVLINSDIDEVAEFKQRFIEKLSPEMSSSYSGLSSSVVKSATEEFLSDLTFFPIGSLSSIDTTRFVVIVGTIKSFASNNEWFYNACTNCNKKVSTVTVVKEKQDGTDGFEEVTVLECKTDICNTRTVSSIPRIRLYIRVQDCTGIVSLTLFEREVTKLLKVNANQLLDNNIELANEGSFPKELNSLLNMKFAFKIAVSSFNITKKSDGYSVSKMTDNPVVLSELDKHFDTIQPIDEEAVNVEPSDSNRNDDLPVKDSISQTGDDVTPCSNVFKVGFTTSFDQKDADFDTSSERDLKRNLDTVYDVDDVSSQSSSKSRKDGGVDAVLLIPKKEK